The following proteins come from a genomic window of Sphaerisporangium rubeum:
- a CDS encoding DUF4282 domain-containing protein: protein MTRLFDLSFDNYVTTSIIKVLFVAAVVAETIWALTTLVSAFNAGPTFGLLALFLVPLGWLLAVLLTRVWMELLIVIFKIKEDLGAIRGNGGF from the coding sequence TTGACCCGCCTGTTCGATCTCAGCTTCGACAACTACGTGACCACGAGCATCATCAAAGTGCTCTTCGTGGCGGCCGTCGTCGCCGAGACCATCTGGGCCCTGACAACGCTGGTCTCCGCCTTCAACGCCGGTCCCACCTTCGGTCTGCTGGCGCTCTTCCTCGTACCACTCGGCTGGCTTCTCGCCGTCCTCCTCACTCGCGTGTGGATGGAACTGCTCATCGTGATCTTCAAGATCAAGGAAGACCTGGGAGCGATCCGCGGCAACGGCGGTTTCTAG